One genomic segment of Mytilus trossulus isolate FHL-02 chromosome 4, PNRI_Mtr1.1.1.hap1, whole genome shotgun sequence includes these proteins:
- the LOC134715007 gene encoding protein FAM193A-like isoform X1 — MSAADDKKAKRRKIKKSLVAKNLPRSSTCQNGTEASNLSNSPSETILSPAIDSETLRRLEKLMDASDDADSLELLSLSRGPNPYLDKERCLLCGCERQDPPEAAAYRIENSDCEKRAVETNLLTQLPLWVCPECRKSTDQEMEKKMSSNISGFMDPDLPPEPSSPPFLPEAALRFSSPPNTSNGSMCSCDACKEMREIEAQHDLETHELQNCWTVLRKLVRVMYGRREEDITPDNDTPTEEEARELVDRLCTRDPHQLFLRLESQVREFVIEMKVKLLKQLNSGYKTPPEAKAFISLLLDEYCHLCGVSRKMSEILTKLKTDHLAKFNVTWELHNKHLFQSIAYTEPSIQSSLHLIITQLRMGAASKESYNEDTYPNLLHRYLKFDDEMSVISVVWRDSQQLIEQYNEEQAALKLKQKMLKEDWEFFKAQRTILEQQVAKNDQPLPPHNFEQQFTETMRMMLQGTKPSQEECHCPRCNRKRCPCDECTITHMITCGIINPEALEDQENSSHINFLHDPNRYRIDVSPPSMSSTTSSSGSSSPIMVDHERLTLPFDETGDRNTEEIPEEIDGNSQSDIDDDEEDDDYDDEEDDEDEEEDEDDEDEEVEDDDDGDNENEDEIDIEEDKNNELEEQIDNKSISDLSSSWPNDDEGAEELINSEKCDCYHCVSQAKAEQMIKVEENQCQCYVCLRQQGKAVSTSLPQQVAPTSQPGELHLYPHIHGSAGLHGFRSHVRPLLQPQLYDLHMPLGQPKPLIQSPKVPLKLDFDSPDGIHEHIYHAYGDWDNTYDSRMMLSNIPKYGHGLGSELLPAAPLTTNYTTNFLTEPFSVSTQTGMDTVMTSTSPSTSSFRTTTSVHTSLATTQANSDQTASITNNHLAISSVQSISQTLSSTTTNCSKNSTTPPCIRPVTLGGNIPQQKQPVLSEKLPAQPRKRQNSANSTNVNNSPVNHSNGGISDKVTQDFIQTAARNIREGAKEGMQMIRQFANSLNANVNTHTCNHNCRNSQNVQSCTEGPPPGCRNAVALPSSVNNVSVGTSTVCMEPDCEGHCDENGDGIDDSCSEQSSTNSSQKDGKYCDCCYCEFFGHGNPPQTPTSKNYAEMRDRLRLRLKKKVGSQGDTKHKDTCAHAEHHMIEHHQPCEDKGSEELEELLHYINGTDNQKEEQEDKQLSAKAAKRARQKQRKAEEKARIEAEKLHQEKLERERELAKNLLNAAKLEESKNEKKKRKKRKQVEEIKQAEIKNSCDKREDPNLVRVPPLGREDTDNKVKNNVKLQVKLSDAPLKSPSTEIKKTVKIVKTDPVKTQRIIVEPLQTNGKVNLKAIKKPDLLKSSPVQPKVQVTKGASHSSPSSAKPVPEQTTKSSAKRKDNKNEKDVDTTEKRMDAGDVKPRKGKTVHNNNDIVVNKNIVQLNGNNNNKTVKKAATTPTPPKPSPPPPQQIKSSPTSSPSSPKKADTQKTKAVVNQSPPQDQQPKGGKKGKNKKKNRNSEDLSVIDEIFLPKSESDLENGELDETEKELEAFKRFCLDYTPVTREKLQVNMNIKDIFVKKKSGLSCT; from the exons ACACTGAGAAGATTGGAGAAATTAATGGATGCAAGTGACGATGCAGATTCTTTAGAACTGTTATCTCTGTCACGTGGACCTAACCCGTACCTAGATAAGGAGAGATGTTTGTTGTGTGGCTGTGAAAGACAAGACCCTCCTGAAGCTGCTGCATATAGAATAG aaaATTCTGATTGTGAGAAGAGGGCAGTTGAAACAAACTTATTAACACAG CTTCCATTATGGGTTTGTCCAGAATGTAGAAAGTCAACTGACCAAGAAATGGAGAAAAAGATGTCTTCTAATATTTCAGGATTTATG GATCCTGATTTACCACCAGAACCATCATCTCCACCTTTCTTACCTGAAGCTGCTCTACGATTCAGTTCACCGCCAAATACCAGTAATGGAAGCATGTGTTCTTGTGATGCTTGTAAGGAAATGAG AGAAATTGAAGCACAACATGATCTTGAAACACACGAATTACAGAATTGTTGGACAGTGTTAAGAAAGTTAGTGCGAGTTATGTATGGTAGACGTGAAGAAGATATAACCCCAGATAACGACACACCTACTGAGGAGGAAGCTAGGGAATTAGTAGATAG ACTATGCACAAGAGATCCACACCAGTTATTTTTAAGATTAGAGTCCCAAGTGAGGGAATTTGTTATAGAGATGAAGGTGAaactattaaaacaattaaattcaGGATACAAGACACCCCCTGAAGCCAAAGCTttcatttcattgttattaGATGAATATTGTCATTTATGTGGTGTTTCAAGGAAGATGTCGGAAATATTAACAAAACTG aaaactGACCATCTTGCCAAGTTTAATGTGACCTGGGAGTTACATAACAAACATTTATTCCAATCCATAGCTTATACTGAACCATCCATACAGAGCAGTCTTCATCTGATAATAACACAACTAAG GATGGGTGCTGCATCTAAAGAATCTTACAATGAAGATACCTACCCTAATTTATTACATAGATATCTAAAGTTTGATGATGAAATGTCAGTGATATCTGTTGTATGGAGGGATAGTCAACAATTAATAGAACAATATAATGAAGAACAG GCTGccttaaaattaaaacagaagatGTTAAAAGAAGATTGGGAATTTTTCAAAGCACAGCGTACTATATTAGAACAACAGGTTGCAAAGAATGACCAACCACTTCCTCCTCACAA CTTTGAGCAGCAGTTTACAGAAACAATGAGGATGATGTTACAAGGCACCAAACCAAGTCAAGAAGAATGTCACTGTCCTAGATGTAATAGAAAAAG GTGTCCCTGTGATGAGTGTACTATAACACATATGATAACATGTGGTATTATAAACCCTGAAGCATTAGAAGATCAGGAGAATTCCAGTCACATAAACTTCCTGCATGACCCTAACCGGTATCGTATAGATGTTAGTCCACCTTCTATGTCCAGTACTACATCCAGTAGTGGCTCTTCTAGTCCAATAATGGTTGACCATGAACGACTCACTCTTCCATTTGATGAGACGGGTGACAG AAATACTGAAGAAATTCCAGAGGAGATAGATGGAAATAGTCAATCTGACATCGATGATGATGAAGAAGATGACGACTATGATGATGAGGAGGATGATGAAGATGAGGAGGAGGATGAGGATGACGAGGATGAGGAAGTTGAGGATGACGATGATGGggacaatgaaaatgaggatgAAATAGACATTGAAGAGgataaaaacaatgaattagAAGAACAAATAGATAATAAGAGTATTTCAGATTTGTCATCGTCGTGGCCAAATGATGACGAAGGAGCAGAGGAATTAATTAACTCAGAAAAATGTGATTGTTATCACTGTGTATCACAGGCAAAAGCTGAACAAATG ataaaagTGGAAGAAAATCAGTGTCAGTGCTATGTTTGTTTGCGACAACAAGGAAAAGCTGTTTCTACATCTTTACCTCAGCAAGTAGCACCAACATCTCAACCTGGTGAACTACATTTATATCCTCACATTCATGGTTCAGCTGGCCTTCATGGCTTCAGATCACATGTTAGACCCTTATTACAACCACAACTTTATGACTTACATATGCCACTAGGACAACCAAAACCTTTAATTCAGTCACCCAAAGTTCCACTTAAACTGGATTTCGATTCACCTGATGGAATTCATGAACATATTTACCATGCTTATGGAGACTGGGATAATACATATGATTCACGTATGATGCTGTCAAACATACCAAAGTATGGTCATGGATTAGGAAGTGAACTACTGCCAGCTGCTCCATTAACAACAAATTATACAACAAACTTTCTTACTGAGCCATTCTCTGTGTCAACACAGACAGGAATGGACACAGTCATGACATCAACATCACCCTCTACCAGTTCTTTCAGGACCACAACTAGCGTCCACACATCTCTGGCCACCACTCAGGCCAATAGTGACCAGACTGCCAGTATTACTAACAATCATCTTGCTATATCTAGTGTACAAAGTATTTCTCAAACGCTTTCTAGTACAACAACCAATTGTAGTAAAAATAGTACCACTCCTCCTTGTATAAGGCCAGTAACTCTTGGAGGGAACATTCCGCAACAGAAGCAGCCTGTGCTTTCAGAGAAACTGCCAGCTCAGCCACGTAAACGCCAGAATTCAGCCAATTCTACAAATGTAAATAACTCTCCTGTCAATCATTCCAATGGTGGAATATCAGATAAAGTTACTCAGGACTTCATTCAGACAGCGGCTAGAAATATACGTGAAGGTGCCAAAGAAGGAATGCAAATGATCCGTCAGTTTGCCAACAGTTTAAATGCTAATGTGAACACTCACACATGTAATCACAACTGTCGAAATTCTCAAAATGTTCAATCCTGTACTGAAGGTCCTCCCCCTGGGTGTCGTAATGCCGTAGCACTTCCCTCTTCTGTGAACAACGTTAGTGTAGGAACGTCCACTGTCTGTATGGAGCCTGATTGTGAAGGTCATTGTGATGAGAATGGAGATGGTATAGATGATAGTTGTTCAGAACAAAGCTCAACTAATTCCAGTCAGAAAGATGGCAAATACTGTGATTGTTGTTATTGTGAATTCTTTGGACATGGCAAT CCTCCTCAAACACCAACTAGTAAGAATTATGCTGAAATGAGAGATAGACTGAGATTAAGGTTAAAGAAAAAAGTTGGAAGTCAA GGTGACACCAAACATAAAGACACCTGTGCTCATGCAGAGCACCATATGATAGAGCATCATCAGCCTTGTGAAGATAAAGGCTCAGAAGAATTGGAAGAACTACTACACTATATCAATGGTACAGATAATCAGAAGGAGGAACAGGAAGATAAACAACTTAGTGCTAAAGCAGCTAAACGTGCTAGACAGAAACAAAGAAAG GCTGAGGAAAAGGCCAGGATAGAGGCAGAAAAGTTACACCAGGAGAAATTGGAAAGGGAAAGAGAACTGGCAAAAAATTTGCTTAATGCTGCCAAGCTTGAagaaagtaaaaatgaaaagaaaaagagaaaGAAACGCAAACAGGTTGAAGAAATTAAGCAAGCAGAGATTAAAAATAGCTGTGATAAACGAGAGGATCCAAACTTAGTACGGGTCCCTCCATTAGGGAGAGAAGATACTGACAATAAAGtcaaaaacaatgtaaaacttCAAGTTAAACTTTCTGATGCTCCACTCAAATCTCCTTCCACTgagattaaaaaaacagttaaaatagTCAAGACTGATCCAGTTAAAACTCAAAGAATCATAGTTGAACCTcttcaaacaaatggaaaagtCAATTTAAAAGCAATTAAAAAGCCAGATCTACTGAAATCATCCCCTGTTCAACCTAAAGTACAAGTCACTAAAGGTGCCTCCCATTCGTCTCCAAGCAGTGCCAAACCTGTTCCAGAACAGACAACTAAATCATCAGCGAAGAGAAAAGAcaataaaaatgagaaagatGTAGATACAACAGAGAAAAGAATGGATGCTGGTGATGTAAAACCAAGGAAAGGAAAAACTGTTCacaataataatgatattgttgttaataaaaacattgttcAGTTAAATGggaataataacaataaaacagTAAAGAAAGCTGCTACCACTCCAACGCCTCCTAAACCGTCTCCTCCTCCTCCACAACAAATCAAATCTAGTCCTACTAGCTCGCCATCTTCTCCTAAGAAAGCCGACACTCAAAAGACAAAAGCAGTTGTTAACCAATCACCACCCCAGGATCAG caGCCTAAAGGTGGGAAAAAGGGaaagaacaaaaagaaaaataggaaCAGTGAAGATTTAAGTGTAATTG ATGAAATTTTCCTTCCCAAGTCAGAATCAGACCTTGAGAATGGTGAATTAGATGAAACTGAAAAAGAACTTGAAGCCTTCAAAAg ATTCTGTTTGGATTATACACCAGTTACTAGAGAAAAATTACAAGTCAACATGAATATTAAAGATATCTTTGTCAAGAAGAAATCTGGACTCAGCTGCACCTAA